The Kaistia defluvii DNA window CGTTTCGCGGCTCGTTGAGGATTTGCTGCGGTGTCCCGTCTTCCAGGATCCGGCCACCTTCCATGAAGCAGATCCGGTCGGCAATCGCGCGGGCGACGCCGATCTGGTGCGTGACGACGACGATCGTCAGGTCGCGCTCATGCGCCAGCGCCCGCATCACTTCCAGAACCTCGCCGACGCGTTCGGGATCGAGCGCCGAGGTGGCCTCGTCGAACAGCATGATCTTCGGCTCCAGCGCCATGGCGCGGGCGATGGCGACCCGCTGCTGCTGGCCGCCGGAAAGCGTCGCCGGATAGTTCTGCAGCTTGTCGGAAAGCCCGACCTGCGCCAGCAGCGCAGTCGCGCGCGCCTCGGCCTCGACCTGCGACAGGCCCAGCACGTGGCGCGGCGCGGCGGCGACATTGCCGAGCGCGGTCAGGTTGGGAAACAGGTTGAAGTTCTGGAACACCATGCCGACCAGCGAGCGCATGTCGCGCAGGTGCTTTCGCGTCGGCTTGATGCGGTGCTTGCCGCCCGCCGCGTCCCAGAGCGGCCGGCCGTCGAGGCTCACTTTGCCCTCGTCGATATCCTGCAGCGCCATGATGATGCGCAGCAGCGTCGACTTGCCGGAGCCGCTCGGGCCGATGATCGCGACCTTCTCGCCGCGCGCGACGCGAAAGTCGAACTGGTCCAGCACGACGGTCTGGCCGAAACGCTTGTCCACTTTGTCGAAGGTGATCATGTCGCTCATGCGTAGCGGGCTCCGAGGCGCTCGCGCAGCAGGAACACGGCAAACGCCGCGATCAGGCTCATGACGAGATAGGCGATTGCTGCCATGGTCATCGGCTCGACATAGCGGAAGCTTTGCGAGCCGGCGTCATTGGCGGCGAACATCAGTTCCGGGACGGTGATCGCGGCCAGGATCGGGGTATCCTTGAGCATGGTGATGAAGGTGTTGCCGAGCGAGGGAACCAGCGGCGCGATCGCCTGCGGCAGGATGAGGTAGCGATAGGCGGCGAACCGCGAGAAGCGCAGGCTTTCGATCGCGTCCCACTGGCCGCGTGGGATGCTGTCGAGCCCGGCGCGGTAGGCTTCCGCGACATAGGCGCCGTGATAGAGGCCGAGCGCCAGGATGCCGGTGGTTACCGGCTCCAGCACGATGCCGGCATCCGGCAACACGAAGAATAGGACATAGACCTGGATCAGCAGCGGCGTCGACCGCAGCAGTTCGACCAGCCCGCGCCCGAGCCAGGCGAGGGCGGTTTGCCTCGAGCGGCCAAGCGCCAGCAGCACGGCGCCGATGACCAGCGAGGCGAAAAAGCCGCCGATCGTCGCGATGAAGGTGACGACCGCGCCGCGCAGCAGCGCCGGCAGGATCTCGGCCGCGAACGGCCAGGAGAAGATCTCCGTCATGCCGGCTGACCCGTCTGGCGGCCGCGCGACAGCCCCTTTTCCATCCGGCGCATGAAGCTCGCCGCGATCAGCGAAATGACGAGGTAGATCGCCAGCGTCACCAGCAGCACGTTGCCGGAGCTGTAGGTCTTGGTGATGATCGATTTCGCCTGGAAGGTCAGGTCGGGAATGGTGATCAGCGAGACCAGCGAGGTCGCCTTGATCAGCTCGATCAGCAGATTGCTGAACAGCGGCATCATCATGATCAGCGCTTCCGGCAGCACGACGATGCGCAGCGTCTGGAAATAGCTGAAGTTGAGCGCGGCGGCGGCGTCCAACTGGCCCTGCGGCACGGCCTGGATGCAGCTTCGCACCACCTCCGCGCCATAGGCGCCGAAGCAGAGCCCGAGGCCAAGCGTCGCGCATTGCAGCGGCGTCAGGTCGATGCCGAGATAGGGCAGGACGTAGAACAGCCAGAACAGCTGGACCAGCGCCGAGGTGCCGCGGAAGAACTCGACATAGACGCCGGAGGCGATGCGGAGCACGCGCAGCTTCGACGATCGCGCCACGCCGGCGACGATTGCCAGAACCAAAGCGAGCAACGCCGAAAGGACCGACAATGTGACGGTCCACCAGACGCCGGCCAGAAAATCGAAGCGGTATTCCCAGATCAGGGCCATCAAACCGAA harbors:
- a CDS encoding amino acid ABC transporter ATP-binding protein, whose protein sequence is MSDMITFDKVDKRFGQTVVLDQFDFRVARGEKVAIIGPSGSGKSTLLRIIMALQDIDEGKVSLDGRPLWDAAGGKHRIKPTRKHLRDMRSLVGMVFQNFNLFPNLTALGNVAAAPRHVLGLSQVEAEARATALLAQVGLSDKLQNYPATLSGGQQQRVAIARAMALEPKIMLFDEATSALDPERVGEVLEVMRALAHERDLTIVVVTHQIGVARAIADRICFMEGGRILEDGTPQQILNEPRNERTRAFLRAVHLS
- the ehuD gene encoding ectoine/hydroxyectoine ABC transporter permease subunit EhuD, giving the protein MTEIFSWPFAAEILPALLRGAVVTFIATIGGFFASLVIGAVLLALGRSRQTALAWLGRGLVELLRSTPLLIQVYVLFFVLPDAGIVLEPVTTGILALGLYHGAYVAEAYRAGLDSIPRGQWDAIESLRFSRFAAYRYLILPQAIAPLVPSLGNTFITMLKDTPILAAITVPELMFAANDAGSQSFRYVEPMTMAAIAYLVMSLIAAFAVFLLRERLGARYA
- the ehuC gene encoding ectoine/hydroxyectoine ABC transporter permease subunit EhuC, which codes for MALIWEYRFDFLAGVWWTVTLSVLSALLALVLAIVAGVARSSKLRVLRIASGVYVEFFRGTSALVQLFWLFYVLPYLGIDLTPLQCATLGLGLCFGAYGAEVVRSCIQAVPQGQLDAAAALNFSYFQTLRIVVLPEALIMMMPLFSNLLIELIKATSLVSLITIPDLTFQAKSIITKTYSSGNVLLVTLAIYLVISLIAASFMRRMEKGLSRGRQTGQPA